A stretch of DNA from Rathayibacter sp. VKM Ac-2762:
CGACCCGGTCACCCCCGCCGGCCGCGTCGAACTGCTGCCCTTCCTCCGCGAGCAGGCGATCTCGATCACGAACCACCGCTTCGGCAACCCGATCGATCTGAGCGACGACGTGCTGTAGTCGATGCCACGCCCGTCCCTGACGGGCGTGGCGCGGTCGGCTTCGCGACGGGGGGCGTTCTGAGGAGCGGGGTGCGTTCGGCTACAGCGATCCGCTGGTACGCGGATCGCTGGTTCGCCTCGGGGACGGTGCTTGCGGGGATGGTGGGATCAGGCTGGCGCGCGTCGGCCTCCCGACGGAGCCCCGGGACGCGGCTCAACGAGGCGCGGGGGACTTACTTGTCGCGGCAAGTAGTGGGTAGGGTGGGGGGATGAGTGCGCCCGAGACACGCTGGCTGACGCCCGATCAGCTCGACGCCTGGCTGCGCTTCATCGCGGTCGTGGAACTGCTGCCGGGCGCCCTCGACACGCAGCTGCAGCGCGACGCAGGGCTCACGCACTTCGAGTACCTGACCCTGGCGATGCTGTCCGAGGCGCCCGACCGCGCCCTCCGGATGACCACGCTCGCCGCCCGCACCAACGCGACCCTGCCCCGGCTCTCGCACGTGGTGACCCGCCTCGTCGCCCGCGGCTACCTCGAGCGCCGCCCCTGCGCCTCCGACGGCCGCGCCACGAACGCGGTGCTCACCGACGCCGGCCTCCAGAAGATCGTCGACACGGCGCCCGGTCACGTCGCGACCGTGCTGGCCGACGTCATCGATCCGCTCGACGCCGAGCAGATCCCGCAGCTGGCCGACATCATGTCGCGCATGCTCGCCCGGCTCGACCCCGAGGGCAGGATGACGGTCGACGCCGTGCGCTCCTCGCTCGGAGACCCCGACACCCGCTCCTGCTGAGCGCACCGACCCCTCACTCCCGGGGCGGACCGGCCTCGGCCGCGGCCGGATCCGTGTACAGGGACTCCCGGACGTGCCCGTCAGGGTCCTCGAGGCCGCGCCCGCATGGAGCCGAGGTCCTGCACCGCGACCGGCTCGGCGCCGCCTGAGGCCGGCCCGTTCCCGAGCACCTCGCCGATCTCCTCCCGGCTGCCGACGCTCACCGCGAAGAGGCCCTGCACCCGGGAGCGCGCGTCGATGATCTCCTTCGACCTGGAGGTCGAGAAGGAGGGGTGCGGGAGGAGCATCGCGGACACGTGCTCGGAGGCGACGGAGCAGACGGCGTCGTCGCTGAACAGCGGATTCAGGGCTGAACAGAGGATCCAGGGTCCGGCCGAGCGCCGGGGAGAACGCCCTCGAGCGCTCCGGATCCGTGAACGGGAGGTCGACGAGGATCGAGTCGACGGCCCTCCGCGTCAGTACAGCGATCGGCCGCGCGACACGCGGGAGTCCGTGCCATCATCGCCTCGTGCAGTTCACCACGACGCTCTTCCGGATCGGCAACAACACCGGCATCGAGGTGCCGCCCGAGGTCCTCGAGGCACTCGGCGGCGGCAAGCGTCCCGCCGTCGCGGTGACGGTGAACGGCTACCGCTTCACCAGCACGGTCGGAGCAATGGGCGGACGCGCGCTCATCCCGTTCTCGGCCGAGAAGCGCCGCGAGACGCAGCTCGCCGGCGGTGACGCGATCGACGTCGTGATCGAGCTCGACACCGCGCCGCGCGAGGTCGTCGTGCCGGAGGACCTGGCGTCCGCGCTGGCCTCAGCGGGCGCTGTGGAGCGCTTCGCCGCGCTCTCGCCCAGCGCGCGGAAGGCCCACGTCACGTCGGTCGAGGGCGCGAAGGCCGCCGAGACGAGGGCGCGCCGCGTCGCCTCGATCGTCGCGGCGCTCGTCGGCTGACGGGCGCGCCACGGTCCGGGACGCCACCTCGTCGCCGGATAGGCTGCCTCCGGCGCCCCACGGCGGAGCGCCCTGGAAGCGGAGTCGGGGGACTTGATGGGTGCGGTTCGGCGTTGGGTGTTCCCGATCGTGTGGATGGTCATCATCGGAGCGGCGAGCATCGCCCTGGTGAAGATCGCGTTCTTCCCGGACGGCGCGGCCGAGGCCGATCCGACGCAGCCGACCGGTGAGATCACCGAGCCGACCGTCACGGTCGCCCGCGGCACGGTCACCAACGACCTCACCCTCCAGGGCACCGTCGCCGCCGACCCCGCCGTGCCGCTGAAGGCGACGGCGGCCGGAACGGTCGACGACGTCTACGTGCAGCAGGGCGCGGCCGTCGCGTCGGGCGATCTCATCTACGACATCCGCGTCGAGACTCCGCGCGACCCGGTCGAGACGACCGGCCCGGACGGCGCCGTCACCCTCACCCAGCAGGAGCCCTCCGTGCGCTTCGAGCGGGTCTACGCCGCGACCGGCGGCACCCTCAGCGCCCTCGGCGTCATCCACGACCAGGCCGTCACGGTCGGCGAGGTGACCGGACAGGTCGCGCCGCCGAGCTACGCCGTCACCGGCACGATCGACGCGCAGCAGCTCTACCGCATCCAGAACCGGCCGACGGAGGCGCAGGTCGCGATCACCGGCGGGCCCGCGGACTTCACCTGCACCGACCTCACCATCAGCACCCCTCTCGCCGGAGCCGGCGAGGGCGGCACGACCGGCGGAGCGACGGACGGCGGCGGCGGTGGAACCTCCACCGGCGGCTCCGGCACGAGCTTCACCTGCCAGGTGCCGACGGAGGTCACCGTGTTCCCCGGGCTCGCCGCCTCGGTGACGCTCGCGGGAGGCAAGGCGGAGGACGTCCTCGTCGTGCCGACCACCGCGGTCGAGGGCACCGCCCAGTCCGGCGTCGTGTTCCGCCGGGCGGACGACGGCAGCACCGAGGAGGTCCCGGTGACGCTGGGACTCACCGACGGCAGCTCCGTCGAGATCACCGGCGGAGTGGAGGAGGGCGCCGAGCTCCTGCAGTTCGTGCCGGGCGCGGAGGAGGCTGCTCCCGACGTCCAGCTGGGCGGCGACTGCATCGCGCAGCCCGACGGCTCGGTCTTCTGCTCGTGACGATCCTCCGGCTCGAGGGGATCCGCAAGGTCGTCCCGCTGCCCGATGCGCCGCCGCTGACGATCCTCGACGGCGTCGATCTCGAGGTGGGCGAGGGCGACCACGTCTCGGTCGTGGGGCGCAGCGGTTCCGGCAAGTCGACGCTGCTCAACATCCTCGGACTGATCGACGAGCCGACCGAGGGTCGGATGCTGCTCGAGGGTGCTCCCACCGAGACCCTGTCCTCGCGGGCCCGCGCGCGCATCCGCGGCGGCAGCATCGGCTTCATCTTCCAGCAGTTCAACCTGCTGGAGGGGCGGACCGCCCGCGAGAACGTGATGACGCCGCTGCTCTACGCGACCGGATCGGAGTTCTGGCGCCGCCGCGACCTCGCGGCCGAGATGCTGGAGCGCGTCGGCCTCGGGCACCGCGTGGACTCGATGCCCGGGCGCATGTCCGGCGGCGAGCAGCAGCGGATCGCGATCGCCCGCGCCCTGGTGCGCCGACCGCGGCTGATCCTCGCCGACGAGCCGACGGGCGCCCTCGACACCGACACCGGCGAGAGCGTGATGGGCCTGCTCGACGAGATCGCCCGCGAGTCCGGCTCCGCGCTGGTCACCATCACCCACGACCCGGCCATCGCGGCGCGGGCCGAGCGCCACTACCGGCTCGACCACGGCCGCCTGGGCTCGACCGCGGATGCGGGTCCCGTCGCCGAGGCGGTGGTCCTCTGATGCGCGCGCTCGTCGGGATCGCCGGCGCGATCGTCGAGGCGTGGACCGAGCTGCGGATCCACCGCGGCCGCGTGCTGCTCTCGCTGATCGGAGTCGCGGTGGCCGTCGCCGCCCTGACCGCGGTCGTCGCCGCCGGCGGCATCGCCCGCCAGGCCAGCATCGAGCAGGCCGAGCGCTCCAGCGGGCGCCCGGCGAGCCTCTTCCTCTCCGCCTACCCCTCCGGTACCGGCACCTCCGAGGTGGATGCCGACGCACTCCAGGCCGCGTGGACCGGTGCGCTCGAGCGCTACTCCATCACCTACGCGAGCCGCTCGACCTACGGCAGCGCGCGCGTCCAGTTCGCCGACGGCGCCGTCGACGTCGCGGTGCAGGCGGTCGACCAGCCCTTCGCCGAGATGCACCGGCTGAAGATCGTGGACGGCTCCTGGTTCACCGCCCGCGACTCCCAGCGCCTCGCTCCCGCCCTCGTCGTCAACGAGCGCTTCTGGGAGCGGATCGGGAGCCCGGATCTGCGCACCCACCCGGTGGTCACCCTGCTCGGCTCCGAGCGCGACGTCACGGGCGTGGTGGTCGGCGTGACTCCCTCCTCGCAGTTCGAGACGGATCCGTCGATGATGATGCTCGCGGACGCCTACCCGGCGGTCGCCCGCGACGCCGACCCGCAGTTCGGCGGGCAGGGCGTGCCGAACTACGAGATGTGGGTGCCGCTCGACCTGGCCGAGCCCCTCGCCGCGGCGGTGGAGCGCGACGTGGCCGGCGCCCTGGGATCCGACTTCGAGGTGTCGGTCGACCGGCAGGACTATTTGGTCTACGACTCCGACCCCTTCGGCGTGCTGACCTGGGTGATCGGCGGCGTGGCGGGCCTGGTGCTGGCGCTCGGCGCGCTCGGACTGCTCAACATCGCCCTGGTCACCGTCCGGCAGCGGATCCGCGAGATCGGCATCCGACGCAGCTTCGGCGCCTCCTCCGGCCGCATCTTCTTCTCGATCATGATGGAGAGCGTCGTGGCGACCGTGGTCGCCGGAGTGGTCGGCGTGACGATCGCGGTCATCCTCGTCACGAACCCGTGGACCGTGGCCTTCGTGCAGGACAACGGCATCGCCGACATCCCGCCTTTCCCGGCCGAGGCGGCGCTGCTCGGGCTCGGGGCGGCGACCCTCGTCGGCGCGCTCGCGGGCCTGGTGCCGGCGATCGTCGCCGTGCGGGTGAAGGTGATCGACGCGATCCGCTACTGAGGCCCGCCGAGGGTGACGACGAGCTCGTCGCCCTCGAGCGCGGCGTGCGCGTCGGAGTAGTGCGCGATCCGGGGCAGCCCCCGGGTGCTCGCACTCTCGTGGCTCCCGACGACGATCACGCGCATGCCGGCGTCCAGACCCGCCCGGATGCCGGCCTCGGCGTCCTCGAACACCAGCGCGTCCTCGGGGGAGACGCCGAGCAGGGCCGCGGCGGCGAGGTAGCCGTCGGGAGCAGGCTTGCCGTTCGCGACGTCGTGCGCGGTGACGACGGTGTCGGGGGAGGGGACGCCCGCCGCAGCCAGACGTGCGGCCGCCAGCGCCGGGCTCGCGGACGTGACCAGGGCGACGCGCTCGCGGGGGAGTGAGGCGAGGAACGCCGTCGCGCCGGGGATCTCGACGGTGCCCTCGGTGTGCTCGAGCTCGTACGCGTCGAGCTCCGCGACGATCGCGTCGACGTCGCTGCCGGCCGGAGCGAAGCGGCGGACGCTGTCGGCGGCGCGGACACCGTGAACGGCGCCGAGCACCGCGTCGTGGTCGAGAGCGAAGCGCTCGGCGAAGGCACCCCAGATGGTCTCCACGACGGCCGTCGAGTCGACGAGCGTCCCGTCCATGTCGAAGAGGGCGGCGCGGGCTCGGAGGAGGTGGGGCATGCGTCCATCCTGGCGGTCGGCGGCCTCCGGCGCCTGCCGGTGCGGACAGCGCTCGGACAGCGCGCGATCAGCCCGCCCTCAGGCCACGCATCGTGTCGCGGCGCTACGGTGGTCCGAGATCGCGGGCAGACGCCCGGAGGGGAGTGGAGGACGTCATGACGGACGACAACGGAACCGGCACGGACCAGGGCGCGAGCACGGGCGGCGAGGCCTCCGGACCCCGCGCCGGGTGGTACCCGGACCCGGCGGGCTCGTCCCGTCAGCGCTGGTGGGACGGGACCGGCTGGACGGAGTCGCTCCGCGACGCGCCGGCGGCCACTCCCACCGCCCCGGCCGAAAGCGGGTCGGCGCAGGCCGCCGCGACTCCCGTTCCGCCGACCGCACCGACTCCGCCCGCGCCGCCCGCCGAGCGTCCCGCCTACGGGGAGACGTCGAGCGGAGCGGCGACGAGCTACGGGCAGTCGGCCTCGGGTCGGTATCCGCAGCAGCCGTCGTCCGCCGACCCGCAGCAGAGCTACGGGCAGCAGGGCTACGGGCAGGGCTACGGTCAGCAGCCGCAGCAGCCCTCCGGCCAGCAGGCTCCCCAGCAGTACGGCCAGCAGCCGCAGCAGCCCTACGGCCAGCAGCAGCCGCAGTACCCGGCCTACGCCGCGGCTCCCGGAGCACCCGTGCAGCAGCGCGACACGAGCATCGTCACGTCCACCCCGTGGATCTGGGTGGTGGTCCTCCTGCCGCTGCTCTCGGCGCTGTCGATCTTCCTCCTCCCGCCGAGCGCGATCGTCGACTCGTCGATGGCCTCGACCTACGGGCCGAGCTCGTCGATGGGGATGTCGACCGCCTACCTCGTCGGCCTCGGCGTGCTCCAGGTCGTCGGCTTCCTGATCTACGCGGCGGAGGTCGTCTTCGCCTTCCTCGACTGGCGCCAGCTGAAGCGAGCCGGCCTGCAGCGTCCGTTCCACTGGGCGTGGGCCTTCCTCGCCGCTCCCTACGTCTACGTGATCGGCCGAAGCGTGGTCGTGAAGCGCGTGACCGGCGGCGGACTCCTCCCGCTCTGGGTCTTCCTCGGCGTCGTGGTCGTGTCGTTCCTCATCGCGATCGGCTGGACGGTGTCGCTCTTCTCCCAGATGACGCAGGCCTTCGCTCCCGCGGGCTTCTGAACCCGTGCGCGCCGCCGATCTCGTCCTGACCGGCGGCGCCGTCTTCACCGCCGACGCCGTGCGCTCCCGAGCGCACGGCGTCGCTGTCGTCGGAGGGCGGATCGTCGCGGTCGGCGCCGACGCCTCCGACCTGATCGGGCCGCGCACCGAGGTGGTCGACCTCGAGGGCCGGATGCTCGTCCCCGGCTTCCAGGACGCCCACGTGCACCCGGTCTGGGGCGGCGCCGCGCTGCTGCGCTGCTGGCTCGGAGCGGGAGGGTCGCCCGCCGAGCACCTGGCGACGGTCGCCGGGTACGCGGCTCGGGAGAGCGGAGCGGAGTGGATCCTCGGCGGCGGCTGGAACCTGCCCGACTTCCCCGGAGGCACCCCGACCGCCCGCGAGCTCGACACGGTCGTCCCTGACCGGCCCGCCTTCCTCACCAACGCCGACGGGCACGGCGCCTGGGTCAACTCCGCCGCACTGCGCCTCGCGGGGATCGACCGCATGACGCCGGACCCCGCCGACGGCCGCATCGAGCGCCTGGCCGACGGCACCCCCTCCGGCACCCTGCACGAGGGGGCGATGGACGCGGTCCGCCGCCACCTCCCGCCCGCGAGCGCGGACGAGCTCCACCGGGCGCTGCTCCTCGGGCAGGAGACCCTGCACTCATTCGGAGTGACGGCGTGGCAGGACGCGATCATCGGCTCCTACGGCGATGTGGGCGACCCCGGTCCGGTGTACCGCCGCGCGGCGCTGAGCGGCGAGCTGACCGGGCGCGTCCGCGGTGCGCTGTGGTGGGACCGGGGCCGCGGCGTCGAGCAGATCCCGGAGCTCGTCGAGCGGCGCGCGGCGCTCGCCGCCGACGGCTTCGCGCCGACGACCGTCAAGATCATGCAGGACGGGGTCGCCGAGAACTTCACGGCGGCGATGCTCGAGCCCTACCTCGACGGGCACGGCGGCCACGGTCACGGCGACGGCCTCTCGATGGTCGACCCGCGCCTCCTGAACGAGGCCGTGCCGCTCCTGGACGCGGCCCGGTTCCAGGTGCACTTCCACGCGATCGGCGATCGCGCCGTGCGCGAGTGCCTGGACGCCGTCGAGCGGGCGATCGAGGCGAACGGGCGCCGCGGCAACCGCCACCACCTCGCCCACCTGCAGGTCGTGCATCCGGACGACCTGCCGCGCTTCCGTGCGCTCGACGTCGCGGCCAACCTGCAGATGCTGTGGGCCTCGCTGGAGCCGCAGATGGTGGAGCTGACGCTGCCGTTCCTCGGTGAGCGGCGCGGCTCGTGGCAGTACCCGTTCGGCGACCTGCTCCGCTCGGGCGCGGTGCTCGCCGCGGGGAGCGACTGGCCGGTGTCGACGCCCGACCCGCTCGCCGCGATCCACGTCGCGGTGAACCGGCTCTCGGCGCCGTCCGAGCGCGAGCCGGGGTGGAGCGAGGAGGTGTTCCTCCCGGAGCAGCGCCTCGACCTCGCCACCGCCCTCTCCGCCTCCACGGCCGGCTCGGCGTGGGTGAACGGCCTGGACGGCGAGTCGGGCTCGATCGCCGTGGGACTCGCGGCGGACTTCGCCCTGCTGGACCGGGACCCCTTCGCCGGCGACCCCCGCGCGATCGGGGACACCCGGGTGCTGGGCACCTGGATCGGCGGCGAGCGCGTCCACACCGCAGCGGACGCGCCCGCCTGATCCGGGTCGTTCAGGAGGCGGCGCTCAGCAGGTGATCGCTCCGCCGATGATCCCAGCGAGCAGCCCGCCGGTCGCGGAGGCGATCGCGCCGGGACCGGAGATCGCGCCGATCACCCCGCCGGTCGCGGCACCGCTGACGCCGCTCCCGGCGACGCAGTGGCCCCACTCGGGCGAGCTCCAGTCGCTGTTCAGGTGCAGGCCGCCCGCCGCCGAGCGGGACGCCGAGTCCGGGGCGAAGTGGAAGGTGAGCGTGTCGGAGTCGTCGATCGACCAGTGGCCCGACACGGTGCGGCCGCGTCCGACGTCGATCCTCTCCGGGAGTGCGTCGGACGTCTCGGCGCCGTCCGTGAAGCCGACCCCGCCGCCCGCCAGCTCGACGATCCGCGTGTCGTCGGTGACGTCGAAGGTCACCGTCGACGCCGATCCGCCCCGTGCCTCGAGGTGCACCCGGCTGCTCGTCTCCTGCCTCGCCGGCTCGGCGTGCGCGGCCTGCGCTGTGAACAGCGGCACCGCCAGCAGAGCGGCCGCCGCCGCGACCAGTGCCGTGCTCGTCCTCTGTCGTTCCATCGTCGTTCCCTCCATCGGATTCCGATCCAGGAGGGAGGGCTCAGCGCCGCCGGTCGACGAGGGCGAGGACGACGGACGCCACCGCTGCCGCGACGGCGGCGGTGACCACGACGTCCCACGGATCCTCGGCGCCCACCGCGGTCGCGACGAGGTGCCCGGCCAGGACGCCGACGAACAGTGCCGGCAGCATCAGCCAGATGCGCCGTCTCCGTCGTGCCGCCGTACCGGCCTGTTCCCTGTCGCTCATGCTCGCCCTCCTGGATTCACCATACAGGTATGGGGTACCAGGCGGTCGCGACGCGCGTCGAGGAGGTGGCGCGATCCGTCAAGCCTCGCTGCGCTGGATGAGGCGGGAGAGGACGATCGCGGAGCGCGTGTGGTCGACGTTGGGCGCGATGCGGACCTTCTCGAGGGCGAGCTCGAGGCTGGGGATGTCGCGCGAGCGGATGTGGACGATCGCGTCGGCGGAGCCGGTGACCGTGCCCGCGTCGACGACCTCGGGGACCGCGGAGAGGATGCGGCGGAGCTCGTCCGGAGCGACGGTGCCGCGGCAGAAGAGCTCGACGTAGGCCTCGGTGGCCATGCCGTCGACCGCGGGGTCGACCTTGATCGTGAAGCCGCGGATCACGCCGTCGGCCACGAGGCGGTCGACGCGGCGCTTCACCGCGGAGGCGGAGAGCCCGACCACGCCGCCGATGTCGCCGTAGCCCGCGCGGGAGTTCTGGCGCAGCAGATCGAGGATCTTCCGATCGATGTTGTCCATGCTCCGAGGATAGGCGCGGCCGGAGCGGCGCCTGGACGGCAGCAGAGTGACACTGGAGATTCGTGACGCCCGGCTATATAGTTGCTCTCGGTCAATAGTTGATCGCAGTCAACTAGAACCGCCGCCGTGCTGAAGAGGAGCCCATGTCACACCCCGAACACCGCGCCGCATCGCGCGGAACCACCGCGCCGCACGCCCCCGCCGGGCCGGACGGCGCCATGTCGCACCGCCAGGTGCTCGAATCGCTCAGCGGCCTGCTGCTGGGCATGTTCGTCTCGATCCTCGCGGGCACGGTCGTGTCGACCTCGCTGCCCCGGATCATCTCCGACCTCAAGGGCGACCAGAACGCCTACACCTGGGTCGTCACCGCGACCCTGCTCGCGACCACGGTCTCCACCCCGCTCTGGGGCAAGTTCGCCGACCTGTTCAACCGCAAGCTGCTGATCCAGCTCGCCCTCGGGCTGTTCGTCATCGGCTCCGCCCTGGCCGGCTTCTCGCAGGACACGAACATGCTGATCGTCTTCCGCGTGTTCCAGGGCCTGGGCGCCGGCGGACTCGCCGCGCTGAGCCAGATCATCATGGCCGACATCATCAGCCCCCGTGAGCGCGGCAAGTACGCCGGCCTCTTCGGCGGCGTGATGGCGATCGGCACCGTCGGCGGCCCGCTCCTGGGCGGCGTCGTGACCGACGCGTTCGGCTGGCGCTGGAACTTCTTCATCGCGATGCCCGTCGCGATCGTCGCGATCGTCCTCCTCCAGATGACCCTCCGCCTCCCCGCGCACCCCAAGCGGAAGGTGCGGATCGACTACCTCGGCGCCGTGCTCATCGCGGGCGGCGTCTCGCTCCTGCTGATCTGGGTCTCCCTCGCCGGCAAGAACTTCGACTGGGCCTCGTGGGAGACCGCGGTCATGGTCGGCGGCGCCGTCGTGCTGCTGATCGCCGCCGTGATCACCGAGCTCACCGTGGCCGAGCCGATCATCCCGATGGGGATGTTC
This window harbors:
- a CDS encoding YdeI/OmpD-associated family protein encodes the protein MQFTTTLFRIGNNTGIEVPPEVLEALGGGKRPAVAVTVNGYRFTSTVGAMGGRALIPFSAEKRRETQLAGGDAIDVVIELDTAPREVVVPEDLASALASAGAVERFAALSPSARKAHVTSVEGAKAAETRARRVASIVAALVG
- a CDS encoding Lrp/AsnC family transcriptional regulator — its product is MDNIDRKILDLLRQNSRAGYGDIGGVVGLSASAVKRRVDRLVADGVIRGFTIKVDPAVDGMATEAYVELFCRGTVAPDELRRILSAVPEVVDAGTVTGSADAIVHIRSRDIPSLELALEKVRIAPNVDHTRSAIVLSRLIQRSEA
- a CDS encoding HAD-IA family hydrolase, which translates into the protein MPHLLRARAALFDMDGTLVDSTAVVETIWGAFAERFALDHDAVLGAVHGVRAADSVRRFAPAGSDVDAIVAELDAYELEHTEGTVEIPGATAFLASLPRERVALVTSASPALAAARLAAAGVPSPDTVVTAHDVANGKPAPDGYLAAAALLGVSPEDALVFEDAEAGIRAGLDAGMRVIVVGSHESASTRGLPRIAHYSDAHAALEGDELVVTLGGPQ
- a CDS encoding ABC transporter ATP-binding protein; its protein translation is MTILRLEGIRKVVPLPDAPPLTILDGVDLEVGEGDHVSVVGRSGSGKSTLLNILGLIDEPTEGRMLLEGAPTETLSSRARARIRGGSIGFIFQQFNLLEGRTARENVMTPLLYATGSEFWRRRDLAAEMLERVGLGHRVDSMPGRMSGGEQQRIAIARALVRRPRLILADEPTGALDTDTGESVMGLLDEIARESGSALVTITHDPAIAARAERHYRLDHGRLGSTADAGPVAEAVVL
- a CDS encoding efflux RND transporter periplasmic adaptor subunit; this translates as MVIIGAASIALVKIAFFPDGAAEADPTQPTGEITEPTVTVARGTVTNDLTLQGTVAADPAVPLKATAAGTVDDVYVQQGAAVASGDLIYDIRVETPRDPVETTGPDGAVTLTQQEPSVRFERVYAATGGTLSALGVIHDQAVTVGEVTGQVAPPSYAVTGTIDAQQLYRIQNRPTEAQVAITGGPADFTCTDLTISTPLAGAGEGGTTGGATDGGGGGTSTGGSGTSFTCQVPTEVTVFPGLAASVTLAGGKAEDVLVVPTTAVEGTAQSGVVFRRADDGSTEEVPVTLGLTDGSSVEITGGVEEGAELLQFVPGAEEAAPDVQLGGDCIAQPDGSVFCS
- a CDS encoding DUF2510 domain-containing protein, with the translated sequence MTDDNGTGTDQGASTGGEASGPRAGWYPDPAGSSRQRWWDGTGWTESLRDAPAATPTAPAESGSAQAAATPVPPTAPTPPAPPAERPAYGETSSGAATSYGQSASGRYPQQPSSADPQQSYGQQGYGQGYGQQPQQPSGQQAPQQYGQQPQQPYGQQQPQYPAYAAAPGAPVQQRDTSIVTSTPWIWVVVLLPLLSALSIFLLPPSAIVDSSMASTYGPSSSMGMSTAYLVGLGVLQVVGFLIYAAEVVFAFLDWRQLKRAGLQRPFHWAWAFLAAPYVYVIGRSVVVKRVTGGGLLPLWVFLGVVVVSFLIAIGWTVSLFSQMTQAFAPAGF
- a CDS encoding amidohydrolase, yielding MRAADLVLTGGAVFTADAVRSRAHGVAVVGGRIVAVGADASDLIGPRTEVVDLEGRMLVPGFQDAHVHPVWGGAALLRCWLGAGGSPAEHLATVAGYAARESGAEWILGGGWNLPDFPGGTPTARELDTVVPDRPAFLTNADGHGAWVNSAALRLAGIDRMTPDPADGRIERLADGTPSGTLHEGAMDAVRRHLPPASADELHRALLLGQETLHSFGVTAWQDAIIGSYGDVGDPGPVYRRAALSGELTGRVRGALWWDRGRGVEQIPELVERRAALAADGFAPTTVKIMQDGVAENFTAAMLEPYLDGHGGHGHGDGLSMVDPRLLNEAVPLLDAARFQVHFHAIGDRAVRECLDAVERAIEANGRRGNRHHLAHLQVVHPDDLPRFRALDVAANLQMLWASLEPQMVELTLPFLGERRGSWQYPFGDLLRSGAVLAAGSDWPVSTPDPLAAIHVAVNRLSAPSEREPGWSEEVFLPEQRLDLATALSASTAGSAWVNGLDGESGSIAVGLAADFALLDRDPFAGDPRAIGDTRVLGTWIGGERVHTAADAPA
- a CDS encoding ABC transporter permease, with product MRALVGIAGAIVEAWTELRIHRGRVLLSLIGVAVAVAALTAVVAAGGIARQASIEQAERSSGRPASLFLSAYPSGTGTSEVDADALQAAWTGALERYSITYASRSTYGSARVQFADGAVDVAVQAVDQPFAEMHRLKIVDGSWFTARDSQRLAPALVVNERFWERIGSPDLRTHPVVTLLGSERDVTGVVVGVTPSSQFETDPSMMMLADAYPAVARDADPQFGGQGVPNYEMWVPLDLAEPLAAAVERDVAGALGSDFEVSVDRQDYLVYDSDPFGVLTWVIGGVAGLVLALGALGLLNIALVTVRQRIREIGIRRSFGASSGRIFFSIMMESVVATVVAGVVGVTIAVILVTNPWTVAFVQDNGIADIPPFPAEAALLGLGAATLVGALAGLVPAIVAVRVKVIDAIRY
- a CDS encoding MarR family transcriptional regulator; translation: MSAPETRWLTPDQLDAWLRFIAVVELLPGALDTQLQRDAGLTHFEYLTLAMLSEAPDRALRMTTLAARTNATLPRLSHVVTRLVARGYLERRPCASDGRATNAVLTDAGLQKIVDTAPGHVATVLADVIDPLDAEQIPQLADIMSRMLARLDPEGRMTVDAVRSSLGDPDTRSC